A region from the Lysobacter sp. BMK333-48F3 genome encodes:
- the rsgA gene encoding ribosome small subunit-dependent GTPase A: MTPELSALQAIGWPITATDPLPADPVWQAALAEHPHARPARVVEQHRSGYVVADGPDSNFPVDSLPEWQRPRFPPEQRPGVGDWLLIEGEGRRRVVALLPRHTAIKRGAAGEHYKQQLIAANVDTVFVVCGLDADFNPRRIERYLLLVRGGAEPVIVLTKADEALAADENAIVAATGALIELAQGVAVRAVNARDRDGVREALADWLGPGRTAVLVGSSGAGKSTLTNSLLGIERMKTGAVRESDARGRHTTTHRALIPLPTGACLIDTPGMRELKPTGEEDVAENFADVEALAEQCKFRDCSHNREPGCAVREAIEGGRLDPQRFANYLKLRDEVAGAANKLANRRAQKADEKVLGKALNKRLEDKYGRR, from the coding sequence TTGACCCCTGAACTGTCCGCCCTGCAGGCGATCGGCTGGCCGATCACGGCCACGGACCCGCTGCCGGCCGACCCGGTCTGGCAGGCGGCCCTGGCCGAGCACCCGCACGCCCGCCCGGCCCGGGTGGTCGAGCAGCACCGCAGCGGCTACGTGGTCGCCGACGGTCCCGACAGCAATTTCCCGGTCGATTCCCTGCCCGAATGGCAGCGCCCGCGCTTCCCGCCCGAGCAGCGGCCCGGGGTCGGCGACTGGCTGCTGATCGAGGGCGAGGGCCGGCGCCGGGTGGTCGCGCTGCTGCCGCGGCATACCGCGATCAAGCGCGGCGCCGCCGGCGAGCACTACAAGCAGCAGCTGATCGCCGCCAACGTCGACACCGTATTCGTGGTCTGCGGCCTGGACGCCGACTTCAACCCGCGCCGGATCGAGCGCTACCTGCTGCTGGTGCGCGGCGGCGCCGAGCCGGTGATCGTGCTGACCAAGGCCGACGAGGCCCTGGCCGCCGACGAGAACGCGATCGTCGCCGCGACCGGGGCGTTGATCGAGCTGGCCCAGGGCGTGGCGGTGCGCGCGGTCAATGCCCGCGACCGCGACGGCGTGCGCGAGGCCCTGGCCGACTGGCTGGGTCCGGGCCGCACCGCGGTGCTGGTCGGTTCCTCCGGCGCCGGCAAGTCGACCCTGACCAACAGCCTGCTCGGCATCGAACGGATGAAGACCGGCGCGGTGCGCGAGAGCGACGCCCGCGGCCGCCACACCACCACCCACCGCGCGCTGATCCCGCTGCCCACTGGCGCCTGCCTGATCGACACCCCGGGCATGCGCGAGCTCAAGCCGACCGGCGAGGAAGACGTCGCCGAGAACTTCGCCGACGTCGAGGCCCTGGCCGAGCAGTGCAAGTTTCGCGACTGCTCGCACAACCGCGAACCCGGCTGCGCGGTGCGCGAGGCGATCGAAGGCGGGCGCCTGGACCCGCAGCGCTTCGCCAACTACCTCAAGCTGCGCGACGAAGTCGCCGGAGCCGCCAACAAGCTCGCCAACCGGCGCGCGCAGAAGGCCGATGAGAAGGTGCTGGGCAAGGCGCTGAACAAGCGCCTGGAAGACAAGTATGGGCGGCGCTGA
- a CDS encoding aminotransferase class I/II-fold pyridoxal phosphate-dependent enzyme, producing MSLPPLKTRERLSEVRYEIRGELARRARELEAQGRKQIKLNIGNPGAFGFRAPEHLQRAIAERIADTDPYTHQQGLPMAREAIAAFHKQRGTPNASPERVFVGNGVSELIDLSLRALLNPGDEVLLPSPDYPLWSAATILNDGRPVYYRCQPENGFLPDPDEIEQLVSSRTRAIVLINPNNPTGAAYPRELIERIVAIAARHKLLLMCDEIYDSILYDGAQFTPVAPIAGDLPCLSFGGLSKVHRACGWRVGWAVLSGDPVASGDFHHAMDLLGALRLCANVPGQFAIEAALHGEDTIAPLCAPGGRLYEARRAVIESVQASRHLELVAPAGALYAFPAVTGAAAQGFDDHRFALELLETEDVLVVPGSSFNVPYRNHFRVTLLPLPEQVREVFQRIERVLDRYAERAEGKAQAAVA from the coding sequence ATGTCCCTTCCGCCCCTGAAAACCCGCGAACGCCTGTCCGAAGTCCGCTACGAAATCCGCGGTGAACTGGCCCGGCGAGCTCGCGAGCTGGAGGCCCAGGGACGCAAGCAGATCAAGCTCAACATCGGCAACCCGGGCGCGTTCGGTTTCCGCGCGCCGGAGCACCTGCAGCGCGCCATCGCCGAGCGCATCGCCGACACCGATCCCTACACCCATCAGCAGGGCCTGCCGATGGCGCGCGAGGCGATCGCCGCGTTCCACAAGCAGCGCGGCACGCCCAACGCCTCGCCGGAGCGGGTGTTCGTCGGCAACGGCGTCAGCGAGCTGATCGACCTGTCGCTGCGCGCCCTGCTCAACCCGGGCGACGAAGTGCTGCTGCCCTCGCCCGACTACCCGCTGTGGTCGGCGGCGACCATCCTCAACGACGGCCGTCCGGTGTACTACCGCTGCCAGCCGGAGAACGGCTTCCTGCCCGACCCGGACGAGATCGAGCAACTGGTCTCCAGCCGCACCCGCGCGATCGTCCTGATCAACCCCAACAACCCGACCGGCGCGGCCTACCCGCGCGAGCTGATCGAGCGCATCGTCGCCATCGCCGCGCGCCACAAGCTGCTGCTGATGTGCGACGAGATCTACGACTCGATCCTCTACGACGGCGCCCAGTTCACCCCGGTCGCGCCGATCGCCGGCGACCTGCCCTGCCTGAGCTTCGGCGGCCTGTCCAAGGTGCACCGCGCCTGCGGCTGGCGCGTGGGCTGGGCGGTGCTGTCGGGCGATCCGGTCGCCAGCGGCGATTTCCATCACGCCATGGACCTGCTCGGCGCGCTGCGCCTGTGCGCCAACGTGCCGGGCCAGTTCGCGATCGAGGCCGCGCTGCACGGCGAGGACACCATCGCCCCGCTGTGCGCGCCGGGCGGCCGCCTGTACGAAGCGCGCCGCGCGGTGATCGAGTCGGTGCAGGCCAGCAGGCACCTGGAGCTGGTCGCCCCGGCCGGCGCGCTGTACGCCTTCCCGGCGGTGACCGGGGCCGCGGCGCAGGGCTTCGACGACCACCGGTTCGCCCTGGAACTGCTCGAGACCGAAGACGTGCTGGTGGTGCCGGGTTCGAGCTTCAACGTGCCCTACCGCAATCATTTCCGGGTCACCCTGCTGCCGCTGCCGGAGCAGGTGCGCGAGGTGTTCCAGCGCATCGAGCGGGTGCTCGACCGCTACGCCGAGCGCGCCGAAGGCAAGGCCCAGGCCGCGGTGGCCTGA
- the phbB gene encoding acetoacetyl-CoA reductase, with translation MTLRIAYVTSGMGSLGTAICQRLADSGHTVVAGCGPNSPRKAAWLREQRELGYDFIASEGNAADWNSSVEAFAQVKAEVGEIDVLVNNAGGTRDVLFRQMTRDDWNAVMASNLHSLFNITKQVIDGMSARGWGRIINIASVSAQKGQIGQVNYATAKSAMHGFTRALAQEFAARGVTVNTVSPGYVASAAISAFPPDVLDRLAASVPVRRLGKPEEVASLCAWLASDDAAFVTGADYAVNGGLHMA, from the coding sequence ATGACACTCCGCATCGCCTACGTCACCAGCGGCATGGGCAGCCTCGGCACCGCGATCTGCCAGAGGCTGGCCGACAGTGGCCACACCGTGGTCGCCGGCTGCGGGCCGAATTCGCCGCGCAAGGCGGCCTGGTTGCGCGAGCAGCGCGAGCTGGGCTACGACTTCATCGCCTCGGAGGGCAACGCCGCCGACTGGAACTCCAGCGTGGAGGCCTTCGCCCAGGTCAAGGCCGAGGTCGGCGAGATCGACGTGCTGGTCAACAACGCCGGCGGCACCCGCGACGTGCTGTTCCGGCAAATGACCCGCGACGACTGGAACGCGGTCATGGCCAGCAACCTGCACAGCCTGTTCAACATCACCAAGCAGGTCATCGACGGCATGTCGGCGCGCGGCTGGGGCCGGATCATCAACATCGCCTCGGTCAGCGCGCAGAAGGGCCAGATCGGCCAGGTCAACTACGCCACCGCCAAATCGGCGATGCACGGCTTCACCCGCGCCCTGGCGCAGGAGTTCGCCGCGCGCGGGGTCACGGTCAACACGGTCTCGCCGGGTTACGTCGCCAGCGCCGCGATCAGCGCGTTTCCGCCCGACGTGCTCGACCGCCTGGCCGCCTCGGTGCCGGTGCGCCGGCTGGGCAAGCCGGAGGAAGTCGCCAGCCTGTGCGCCTGGCTGGCCTCGGACGATGCGGCGTTCGTGACCGGTGCGGATTATGCGGTCAACGGCGGCTTGCATATGGCTTGA
- a CDS encoding flavohemoglobin expression-modulating QEGLA motif protein — MSLLSPSLHAEIQHHAALDARMVRAARGIKLLTMASWPAGMEVQFLADYARGTARPPAIIYPKYDFTEVRAELDAIAAEADPDHPLGEYLIDSSRSWGVAAQLVESLGSPAVTDYSIQLFGQPDVALPGQGPSTREAANHFISIADELDRELMSPAETVQISATALSLQLQRDLDDYFDSRVIDVVLDPELIAKAAAGATRIRLRSGAAFSDYDRHQLLQHEAFVHSLTALNGREQPVLPSLALSSPRSTATQEGLATFAEQITGSIDIGRMKRLSLRIDAVAMALDGADFIEVFRYFIDAGQSPEDSFASAQRVYRGVPTSGGSAFTKDTVYLRGLVGVHTFFRWALRQQKLHLCRWLFAGKMTLGDVQRFEPLFQDGVLAPPRWMPPWITRANGLAGMLAFSLFANRIRLDQMAEGDFSEIG; from the coding sequence ATGAGCCTGCTCTCGCCCAGCCTGCACGCCGAGATCCAGCACCACGCCGCGCTCGACGCGCGCATGGTCCGCGCCGCGCGCGGGATCAAGCTGCTGACCATGGCCAGTTGGCCGGCCGGGATGGAAGTGCAGTTCCTCGCCGACTACGCCCGCGGCACCGCGCGGCCGCCGGCGATCATCTATCCCAAGTACGACTTCACCGAGGTCCGCGCCGAACTGGACGCGATCGCCGCCGAGGCCGACCCCGACCATCCGCTCGGCGAGTACCTGATCGACTCCTCGCGCAGTTGGGGCGTCGCCGCGCAACTGGTCGAATCGCTGGGTTCGCCGGCGGTAACCGACTACTCGATCCAGTTGTTCGGCCAGCCCGACGTCGCCCTGCCCGGGCAGGGCCCGAGCACGCGCGAGGCCGCCAACCACTTCATCTCGATCGCCGACGAACTCGATCGCGAGCTGATGTCGCCGGCCGAGACGGTGCAGATCTCCGCCACCGCGCTGAGCCTGCAGTTGCAGCGCGACCTCGACGACTACTTCGACAGCCGGGTGATCGACGTGGTGCTCGACCCCGAGCTGATCGCCAAGGCCGCCGCCGGCGCGACCCGGATCCGCCTGCGCAGCGGCGCGGCGTTCAGCGACTACGACCGCCACCAGCTGCTGCAGCACGAGGCCTTCGTGCACTCGCTGACCGCGCTCAACGGCCGCGAACAGCCGGTGCTGCCGAGCCTGGCCCTGTCCTCGCCGCGCAGCACCGCGACTCAGGAAGGCCTGGCCACCTTCGCCGAACAGATCACCGGCAGCATCGACATCGGCCGGATGAAGCGCCTGAGCCTGCGCATCGACGCGGTGGCGATGGCGCTAGACGGCGCCGACTTCATCGAAGTGTTCCGCTACTTCATCGACGCCGGCCAATCGCCGGAAGACAGCTTCGCCTCGGCCCAGCGCGTCTACCGCGGCGTGCCGACCTCGGGCGGCTCGGCCTTCACCAAGGACACCGTCTACCTGCGCGGCCTGGTCGGCGTGCACACCTTCTTCCGCTGGGCCCTGCGCCAGCAGAAGCTGCACCTGTGCCGCTGGCTGTTCGCCGGCAAGATGACCCTCGGCGACGTGCAGCGTTTCGAGCCGCTGTTCCAGGACGGCGTGCTGGCCCCGCCGCGCTGGATGCCGCCGTGGATCACCCGCGCCAACGGCCTGGCCGGCATGCTCGCGTTCTCGCTGTTCGCCAACCGCATTCGCCTGGACCAGATGGCCGAAGGCGACTTCAGCGAAATCGGTTGA
- a CDS encoding CitMHS family transporter: MLTALGFGMVLTFMYLIMSKRLSPLVALIVIPIAFALLGGYGAGIGEMMIEGIKKIAPTGVMLMFAILYFGVMIDAGLFDPIVKRILKLVKGDPLKIVVGTAVLAMLISLDGDGSTTYMITVSAMLPLFQRLRMNALNLTCVTILAGGVMNLTPWGGPTARAATALHVDPSDVFVPLVPAMAVALLSVLALSWYLGLRERKRLGIVTLHGHAADWNPELDTASDNLPTLADSEDTKRPKLLWVNAGLTVALMTALVLGVLPLPVLFMIGFAIALVINYPDLAEQRRRIGNHAGNVLAVVSLIFAAGIFTGILSNTGMVEAMSRSFLAVIPDAWGPYLAVITAIASMPFTFFMSNDAFYFGVLPILSEAAGHYGITPVEMARASLAGQPVHLLSPLVPSTYLLVGMANVDFGDHQRFTLKWAVLVSLVLMFASLALALYPLAT, translated from the coding sequence ATGTTGACCGCGCTCGGCTTCGGCATGGTCCTGACCTTCATGTACCTGATCATGAGCAAGCGGCTGTCGCCGCTGGTCGCGCTGATCGTGATCCCGATCGCCTTCGCCCTGCTCGGCGGCTACGGCGCGGGCATCGGCGAGATGATGATCGAGGGCATCAAGAAGATCGCCCCGACCGGGGTGATGCTGATGTTCGCGATCCTGTACTTCGGGGTCATGATCGACGCCGGCCTGTTCGATCCGATCGTCAAGCGCATCCTCAAGCTGGTCAAGGGCGACCCGCTCAAGATCGTGGTCGGCACCGCGGTGCTGGCGATGCTGATCTCGCTCGACGGCGACGGCTCGACCACCTACATGATCACCGTCTCGGCGATGCTGCCGCTGTTCCAGCGCCTGCGCATGAACGCGCTCAACCTGACCTGCGTGACCATCCTCGCCGGCGGGGTGATGAACCTGACCCCGTGGGGCGGACCGACCGCGCGCGCGGCGACCGCGCTGCACGTCGACCCCAGCGATGTGTTCGTGCCACTGGTGCCGGCGATGGCGGTGGCGCTGCTGTCGGTGCTCGCGCTGTCCTGGTATCTGGGCCTGCGCGAACGCAAGCGCCTGGGCATCGTCACCCTGCACGGCCATGCCGCGGACTGGAATCCGGAGCTGGACACCGCCAGCGACAACCTGCCGACCCTGGCCGACAGCGAGGACACCAAGCGGCCCAAGCTGCTGTGGGTCAACGCCGGCCTGACCGTGGCGCTGATGACCGCGCTGGTGCTGGGCGTGCTGCCGTTGCCGGTGTTGTTCATGATCGGCTTCGCGATCGCGCTGGTGATCAACTACCCGGACCTGGCCGAGCAGCGCCGGCGCATCGGCAACCACGCCGGCAACGTGCTGGCGGTGGTGTCGCTGATCTTCGCCGCCGGCATCTTCACCGGCATCCTGTCCAACACCGGCATGGTCGAGGCGATGTCGCGCAGCTTCCTGGCGGTGATCCCGGACGCCTGGGGCCCTTACCTGGCGGTGATCACGGCGATCGCGAGCATGCCGTTCACCTTCTTCATGTCCAACGACGCGTTCTATTTCGGCGTGCTGCCGATCCTGTCGGAAGCCGCCGGCCACTACGGCATTACCCCGGTGGAGATGGCGCGCGCTTCGCTGGCCGGGCAGCCGGTGCACCTGTTGAGCCCGCTGGTGCCTTCGACCTATCTGCTGGTCGGCATGGCCAACGTCGACTTCGGCGACCACCAGCGCTTCACCTTGAAGTGGGCGGTGCTGGTGTCGCTGGTGCTGATGTTCGCATCGCTGGCCCTGGCGCTGTACCCGCTCGCCACCTGA
- a CDS encoding sensor histidine kinase, whose product MAVERAMTEPAARRDSIRRTLLLYLGTLSLIGAALLFLAARSYGRSAADRSYDHLLVASALSIADSVALVDGQWQVDLPYAALDLLAMAPEDRVFYRVASAEGATITGYADLPSPPSPPPRDGRPRLFDAVYRGEPTRFVAVSRSVAGPATQGRAIVQVGQTRLAREALADDVVLRALVAIVALSLAALALVWIGVHRALRPLQKLERDLSLREPSDLKPVAGEVPLELDQLVGALNRFMARLAASNETLRAFMGDAAHQMRTPLAALRAQAQLALDEDDPAEQRRSLVTIERNASHMSRLLNQLLSDASAIHRSHLQQFETVDLAEVLHQAVYESIPQAGPRPEVRLAATGEPMRVHGDALLLREALKNLIDNALKHGRPPPGRDGGPLQIALTAAEDPAWAVLTVADHGPGIAPADAGSVFERFARGRDAAAGGAGLGLAIVKRIVDSHGGRIDLSNRVGGGLVVTLRLPRSEK is encoded by the coding sequence ATGGCGGTGGAGCGGGCGATGACTGAGCCCGCCGCGCGCCGCGATTCTATCCGCCGCACCCTGCTGCTGTACCTGGGCACTTTGTCGCTGATCGGCGCGGCGCTGCTGTTCCTGGCCGCGCGCAGCTACGGCCGCAGCGCCGCCGACCGTTCCTACGATCACCTGCTGGTCGCCTCGGCTTTGTCGATCGCCGACAGCGTGGCCTTGGTCGACGGCCAGTGGCAGGTCGATCTGCCCTATGCCGCGCTCGACCTGCTGGCGATGGCGCCGGAGGACCGGGTGTTCTACCGCGTCGCCAGCGCCGAGGGCGCGACCATCACCGGTTATGCCGACCTGCCGTCGCCGCCTTCGCCGCCGCCGCGCGACGGCCGGCCGCGGCTGTTCGACGCGGTCTATCGCGGCGAGCCGACCCGCTTCGTCGCGGTCTCGCGCTCGGTCGCCGGGCCGGCGACCCAGGGCCGCGCCATCGTCCAGGTCGGCCAGACCCGGCTCGCCCGCGAGGCCCTGGCCGACGACGTGGTGCTGCGCGCGCTGGTCGCGATCGTGGCCTTGTCGCTGGCGGCGCTGGCCCTGGTCTGGATCGGCGTGCACCGCGCGCTGCGGCCGTTGCAGAAGCTCGAACGCGACCTGTCGCTGCGCGAGCCGTCCGACCTCAAGCCGGTCGCCGGCGAAGTGCCGCTGGAGCTCGACCAACTGGTCGGTGCGTTGAATCGCTTCATGGCCCGGCTGGCGGCCAGCAACGAAACCCTGCGCGCCTTCATGGGCGATGCCGCGCACCAGATGCGCACCCCGCTGGCGGCGCTGCGCGCGCAGGCGCAGCTGGCGCTGGACGAGGACGACCCGGCCGAACAGCGCCGCAGCCTGGTCACCATCGAGCGCAACGCCAGCCACATGAGCCGGCTGCTGAACCAGTTGCTCAGCGACGCCAGCGCGATCCATCGCAGCCACCTGCAGCAGTTCGAAACCGTCGATCTGGCCGAGGTGTTGCACCAGGCCGTGTACGAATCGATCCCGCAGGCCGGGCCGCGGCCCGAAGTGCGGCTGGCCGCGACCGGCGAACCGATGCGCGTGCACGGCGACGCCTTGCTGCTGCGCGAAGCGCTGAAGAACCTGATCGACAACGCGCTCAAGCACGGCCGTCCGCCGCCGGGCCGCGACGGCGGGCCCTTGCAGATCGCCCTGACCGCGGCCGAAGACCCGGCCTGGGCGGTGCTGACCGTCGCCGACCACGGCCCCGGCATCGCCCCGGCCGACGCTGGCAGCGTGTTCGAACGCTTCGCCCGCGGCCGCGACGCCGCCGCCGGCGGCGCCGGCCTGGGCCTGGCGATCGTCAAGCGCATCGTCGACAGCCATGGCGGCCGGATCGATCTGAGCAACCGGGTCGGCGGCGGGCTGGTGGTGACCTTGCGGCTGCCGAGGAGCGAGAAGTGA
- a CDS encoding response regulator transcription factor, with amino-acid sequence MRILLVEDNADLADAIVRRMRRDGHAVDWQSDGVAAASVLRYQAFDLIVLDIGLPRLSGFGLLAGLRERGDATPVLMLTARDGIEDRVKALDAGADDYLSKPFDFREFEARCRALLRRHQGRAADAVQIGGLVFDAGAHRVTLDGEAIELPNREFRLLEILIGRLGQAVGKDEIGNGLFGFDDEAGPNAIELYVGRLRKRLAAAPLRIVTVRGVGYLLEPSDGRGATDGGGAGDD; translated from the coding sequence GTGCGCATCCTGCTGGTCGAGGACAATGCGGACCTGGCCGACGCCATCGTCAGGCGCATGCGCCGCGACGGCCATGCGGTGGACTGGCAATCCGACGGCGTCGCCGCGGCCAGCGTGCTGCGCTACCAGGCCTTCGACCTGATCGTGCTCGACATCGGCCTGCCGCGGCTCAGCGGCTTCGGCTTGCTGGCCGGCCTGCGCGAACGCGGCGACGCCACGCCGGTGCTGATGCTGACCGCGCGCGACGGCATCGAGGACCGGGTCAAGGCGCTCGATGCCGGCGCCGACGACTACCTCAGCAAGCCGTTCGATTTCCGCGAGTTCGAAGCGCGCTGCCGCGCGCTGCTGCGCCGCCATCAGGGCCGCGCCGCCGACGCGGTGCAGATCGGCGGCCTGGTGTTCGACGCCGGCGCGCACCGGGTGACCCTGGACGGCGAAGCGATCGAACTGCCGAACCGCGAGTTCCGCCTGCTCGAGATCCTGATCGGCCGGCTCGGCCAGGCGGTCGGCAAGGACGAGATCGGCAACGGCCTGTTCGGCTTCGACGACGAGGCCGGGCCGAACGCGATCGAGCTCTACGTCGGCCGCTTGCGCAAGCGCCTGGCGGCGGCGCCGTTGCGCATCGTCACCGTGCGCGGCGTCGGCTATCTGCTCGAACCCAGCGACGGCCGCGGCGCCACCGATGGCGGTGGAGCGGGCGATGACTGA
- a CDS encoding ABC transporter substrate-binding protein — protein sequence MRLCLYSLLTPLLSLLALASPAAPGDVRVFKAPQAVTARLRIHGSTDIENFAAVIADYQRLRPGTEVEYADLVAQDIYRRHLQAREGGRAGADLLISSGMDLQTKLANDGHALAHRSAATAGLPAWSQWRHEAFGISYEPVVIVYNKRLLPPAKVPRTRRELLALLRDPAAPLAGKVGSYDVSRSSVGYLLATQDHQLGSMAGALQAALGANRVRLEERTGALLDRVARGELALAYNVLGSYAQARVDAGAPLGIVLPEDYTLVLLRTALIPRGAPNAAEAGRFLDYLLSPRGQALLARQVGLQPIRAADGAPLAPHARDGAGVRALRPITLGPGLLVYLDALKRRQFLEAWRSTVQPGRKEPADAP from the coding sequence GTGCGCTTGTGCCTTTACTCACTCCTCACTCCTCTCCTCTCGCTCCTCGCTCTTGCCAGCCCCGCCGCCCCCGGCGACGTCCGCGTCTTCAAGGCCCCGCAAGCCGTTACCGCCCGCCTGCGCATCCACGGCTCGACCGACATCGAGAACTTCGCCGCGGTGATCGCCGACTACCAGCGCCTGCGCCCCGGCACCGAGGTCGAGTACGCCGACCTGGTCGCGCAGGACATCTACCGCCGCCATCTGCAGGCGCGCGAGGGCGGCCGCGCCGGCGCCGACCTGCTGATCAGCAGCGGCATGGACCTGCAGACCAAGCTGGCCAACGACGGCCACGCGCTGGCCCATCGCTCGGCCGCCACCGCCGGCCTGCCGGCCTGGTCGCAATGGCGCCACGAGGCTTTCGGCATCAGCTACGAGCCGGTGGTGATCGTCTACAACAAGCGCCTGCTGCCGCCGGCCAAGGTCCCGCGCACCCGCCGCGAGCTGCTGGCCCTGCTGCGCGACCCGGCCGCGCCGCTGGCCGGCAAGGTCGGCAGCTACGACGTCTCGCGCAGCAGCGTCGGCTACCTGCTGGCGACCCAGGACCACCAGCTCGGCAGCATGGCCGGCGCCCTGCAGGCCGCGCTCGGCGCCAACCGGGTGCGGCTGGAGGAGCGCACCGGCGCGCTGCTGGACCGGGTCGCGCGCGGCGAGCTGGCCCTGGCCTACAACGTGCTGGGCTCCTACGCCCAGGCCCGGGTCGACGCCGGCGCCCCGCTCGGCATCGTCCTGCCCGAGGACTACACCCTGGTCCTGTTGCGCACCGCGCTGATCCCGCGCGGCGCGCCCAATGCCGCCGAGGCCGGGCGCTTCCTCGACTACCTGCTGTCGCCGCGCGGCCAGGCCCTGCTCGCCCGCCAGGTCGGGCTGCAGCCGATCCGCGCCGCCGACGGCGCGCCGCTGGCCCCGCACGCGCGCGACGGCGCCGGCGTGCGCGCGCTGCGGCCGATCACCCTCGGCCCCGGCCTGCTGGTGTATCTGGACGCGCTCAAGCGCCGCCAGTTCCTCGAAGCCTGGCGTAGCACGGTCCAGCCCGGCCGCAAGGAGCCCGCCGATGCGCCCTGA
- a CDS encoding porin, with protein MSCIRHAAACVALCLAAAPAFAADEAEGPVTAEFGGRIHWDFASFDNDARGPRNPDDTEVRRLWLDLSGKFYGWGYKIEGDFAGLQDEFSGDSVEAKDVYLTRDFKAGKLTVGQFKQYFTLDDRISSNYGVFMERSMFASSVAPLYRLGAAWITARPDYTVGGSVYSLESIDAWKVKGHAVGARGTWTPLRDEDRTLHLGLSLAREYYDHPGRDGANGLRIAPRPAGHLSDNSRATLVNFNRGLDTDVDKYSLEFGLSQGPLYVQSELGGANFDDGSQRGQVRSAYGLVGWFLTGESMPYDSKTGRFARVKPLRESGAWQVALRYDTIRGKQHLDGSANFSDVSMEQASLGVNWHLRSNLRFMLDWIESRNRDRLAGVTLDRTRALTGRFQYDF; from the coding sequence ATGTCGTGTATCCGCCACGCCGCCGCGTGCGTCGCACTGTGCCTGGCCGCCGCGCCCGCCTTCGCCGCCGACGAGGCCGAAGGCCCGGTCACCGCCGAATTCGGCGGCCGCATCCACTGGGACTTCGCCAGTTTCGACAACGACGCGCGCGGCCCGCGCAACCCCGACGACACCGAAGTGCGCCGGCTGTGGCTGGACCTGTCGGGCAAGTTCTACGGCTGGGGCTACAAGATCGAAGGCGACTTCGCCGGCCTGCAGGACGAGTTCTCCGGCGACAGCGTCGAGGCCAAGGACGTCTACCTCACCCGCGATTTCAAGGCCGGCAAGCTGACCGTCGGCCAGTTCAAGCAGTACTTCACCCTCGACGACCGGATCAGCTCGAACTACGGCGTGTTCATGGAGCGCTCGATGTTCGCCAGTTCGGTCGCGCCGCTGTACCGGCTCGGCGCGGCCTGGATCACCGCGCGCCCGGACTATACCGTCGGCGGCAGCGTCTACAGCCTGGAAAGCATCGACGCCTGGAAGGTCAAGGGCCATGCGGTCGGCGCGCGCGGCACCTGGACGCCGCTGCGCGACGAAGACCGCACCCTGCATCTGGGCCTGTCGCTGGCGCGCGAGTACTACGATCATCCGGGCCGCGACGGCGCCAATGGGCTGCGCATCGCACCGCGCCCGGCCGGCCACCTGTCCGACAACAGCCGCGCGACCCTGGTCAACTTCAACCGCGGCCTGGACACCGACGTCGACAAGTACTCGCTGGAGTTCGGCCTGTCGCAGGGGCCGCTGTATGTGCAGTCGGAATTGGGCGGAGCGAACTTCGACGACGGTTCGCAGCGCGGCCAGGTGCGTTCCGCCTACGGCCTGGTCGGCTGGTTCCTGACTGGCGAATCGATGCCTTACGACAGCAAGACCGGCCGCTTCGCCCGGGTCAAGCCCTTGCGCGAGAGCGGCGCCTGGCAGGTGGCGCTGCGCTACGACACGATCCGCGGCAAGCAGCACCTCGACGGCAGCGCGAACTTCAGCGACGTGTCGATGGAACAGGCCAGCCTCGGCGTCAACTGGCACCTGCGTTCGAACCTGCGCTTCATGCTCGACTGGATCGAGAGCCGCAATCGCGACCGGCTGGCGGGCGTCACGCTCGACCGGACCCGGGCGTTGACCGGGCGGTTTCAGTACGACTTTTGA